The following are encoded together in the Patagioenas fasciata isolate bPatFas1 chromosome 7, bPatFas1.hap1, whole genome shotgun sequence genome:
- the LOC136102978 gene encoding uncharacterized protein, with translation MASREALETSFFSLSGARERMREKKQGALKTAKLNASLASKIKTRIINNSSTIKISLKHNNKALALALNAEKANAKRLTQEKTILQKEVEQCHFQNAVLRHRLCCLNNTLKEIENLMAAVKMDRLSEFNTSAIFLPNGRKSSMTEESWADDIANGQLLRAAGMPMRVPISKLCDAGQQGGSSTAVETPSLDLQRPASNKPLETVPVASKDTLPLQPTEKPQSHQEQNGKRQTEAMEAQEAFLDSRIFGEALCATQENLNNLPALAWESHALSYEGDEMGKSFLDRPSQVHITQRRKRSTLTATSTPSSGVHVSPLVGSTQAAWWSITKDSGSSSQSSTQPQLTLQSCLVSPIETTVIPDRKSLGKEVFCDQPQAKEIGCGVETDPSYSQVPEFVPVKVKSKRNCKTGEKATVKKASTGKKKTNAIKNNTESCADLPQGEECAQNAKELLQPEVETCSSESGVSEIRQKTCEGAFDRKNRDCGAKERSHSPDKVRDLRRTHVIHPEQLHSLGSGDSLQQEEIQSVESLSKSPVCTFSSHEVPSDASSLQNPVFLRKETSSTCVLQEDSSVSAKSIGQKINRKTRVIRQRDDCDENLPNSVKIPEAKAEEQPKRRQTRRKTAIRKRSCGDQRNKVDGFGPSVDVQEVAKQSTKDSPANLKRSRKTYTVHPLDLAENLGCVQTYFKGDEIVPTVLIPESKASKIPRVQRMVAAQGNKKQTEDLQEKEQAEVHNMKALKKEAYAKPKPQRKRKISSPPETDSLAKRSVLTGKFSSITDLLSGPDAFLEEQIAEISLAKNLLDVSCSFESSFVTCSPASPVGSRLTDVSKSLSTEGNRMPERSSVQSQSPLIIKEITSDEIPGERKQIESKSQSTPSREPEIRPLQDLTNAKTPSISEVSGRPSRRRQDPGCYAEPKLNSKLRRGDPFTNMEFFHSPLYKKKKTAKAKQRTKKIKEEKEWLLKGCPSTKAGNLVTLPTDMMPEVNQ, from the exons ATGGCATCTCGGGAGGCTTTGGAAACGTCCTTCTTCAGCCTGAGTGGTGCGAGAGAGCGGATGAGGGAGAAGAAACAAGGAGCCTTGAAGACTGCGAAGCTGAATGCCTCACTTGCATCAAAAATCAAAACGAGGATCATTA ACAACTCCTCCACTATTAAAATTTCCCTAAAGCACAACAATAAGGCCCTTGCCCTGGCTCTCAATGCGGAGAAAGCCAATGCAAAGCGGCTCACCCAGGAGAAGACCATCTTGCAGAAGGAGGTGGAGCAGTGTCACTTCCAGAACGCTGTGCTGCGGCACAGGCTCTGCTGCCTG AACAACACCCTGAAAGAAATTGAAAACCTTATGGCTGCAGTTAAGATGGACCGGCTGTCTGAG TTCAACACAAGTGCTATATTCTTGCCCAATGGCCGGAAGAGCAGCATGACGGAAGAAAGCTGGGCTGATGATATTGCAAATGGTCAGCTTCTGAG GGCTGCAGGGATGCCAATGAGGGTGCCCATTTCCAAGCTCTGTGATGCAGGACAGCAAGGTGGCAGCTCCACAGCTGTAGAGACACCATCGCTAGATCTTCAGAGACCTGCTTCTAACAAGCCCCTGGAAACTGTGCCTGTTGCCTCCAAAGACACTTTGCCACTACAGCCTACTGAGAAGCCTCAGTCCCACCAGGAGCAGAATGGGAAGAGGCAAACTGAAGCAATGGAAGCACAAGAGGCTTTTCTTGACTCTCGCATCTTTGGAG AGGCCTTGTGCGCCACACAAGAAAACCTCAATAATCTGCCAGCGCTTGCCTGGGAAAGTCATGCTCTTTCATATGAGGGCGACGAGATGGGAAAAAGTTTCTTGGATCGTCCCTCACAAGTGCACATTACTCAGAGGAGGAAGCGTTCCACCCTGACTGCAACAAGCACTCCATCTTCTGGTGTGCATGTCTCCCCACTTGTCGGTTCCACTCAGGCAGCTTGGTGGAGTATCACAAAGGACAGCGGCAGCTCCAGCCAGAGCAGCACACAGCCACAGCTGACACTTCAAAGCTGCCTGGTTTCGCCTATTGAAACCACTGTAATTCCTGATAGAAAATCTTTGGGTAAAGAGGTTTTCTGTGATCAGCCACAGGCTAAAGAAATTGGGTGTGGTGTTGAAACGGACCCCAGCTATAGCCAAGTCCCGGAGTTTGTTCCTGTAAAGGTTAAAAGCAAACGTAATTGTAAAACTGGTGAGAAAGCAACCGTTAAAAAAGCAagcacaggaaagaagaaaacaaatgcaattaaaaacaaTACAGAAAGTTGTGCTGATCTACCTCAAGGTGAAGAGTGTGCTCAAAACGCAAAGGAGCTTCTTCAGCCAGAAGTTGAAACATGTTCTAGCGAATCTGGAGTTTCTGAGATAAGGCAGAAGACTTGTGAGGGGGCTTTCGACAGGAAGAACAGGGACTGTGGTGCGAAGGAGCGTTCCCACTCTCCTGATAAAGTCCGAGATCTCAGAAGAACACATGTGATACATCCAGAACAACTGCATAGTCTTGGAAGTGGTGACTCACTGCAGCAGGAGGAGATCCAAAGTGTGGAGAGCTTGTCAAAAAGCCCAGTTTGTACCTTCTCAAGTCATGAAGTTCCATCAGATGCTTCCAGTCTACAAAATCCAGTTTTCTTGAGGAAAGAGACCTCAAGTACCTGTGTTTTGCAAGAGGACTCAAGTGTGAGTGCAAAGAGCATCGGACAGAAAATCAACAGAAAAACCAGAGTAATTAGGCAAAGAGATGACTGTGATGAGAATCTGCCAAACAGTGTGAAAATCCCAGAGGCCAAAGCTGAAGAACAGCCTAAAAGAAGACAGACAAGGAGGAAGACAGCTATCAGGAAAAGAAGTTGTGGTGATCAGAGAAATAAAGTTGATGGTTTTGGGCCATCTGTAGATGTTCAAGAAGTAGCTAAGCAGAGCACAAAGGATTCACCAGCTAATCTTAAACGTAGCAGGAAAACTTACACTGTTCATCCTTTAGATCTTGCAGAAAACTTGGGCTGTGTCCAGACATATTTCAAAGGGGATGAAATTGTACCCACCGTGTTGATTCCTGAGAGCAAAGCTAGCAAAATCCCCAGAGTTCAGAGGATGGTAGCTGCTCAGGGCAATAAAAAACAGACAGAGGACCTTCAAGAAAAGGAGCAAGCTGAAGTTCACAACATGAAGGCTTTGAAAAAAGAGGCTTATGCCAAACCGAAGCCtcagaggaagaggaaaatctctagTCCTCCAGAGACTGATTCCCTGGCCAAGCGAAGTGTCCTGACAGGGAAGTTTTCCAGCATTACAGATCTTCTGTCTGGGCCAGATGCCTTCCTGGAGGAGCAGATAGCTGAGATATCGCTTGCAAAAAATCTTCTGGATGTTTCATGCAGCTTTGAATCCTCCTTTGTGACCTGTTCTCCAGCTTCGCCTGTCGGCTCCAGGCTTACAGATGTTTCCAAGAGCTTAAGTACTGAGGGTAACAGAATGCCAGAGAGATCCTCTGTTCAGTCACAAAGCCCCCTGATAATTAAAGAAATTACTTCAGATGAAATACCTGGGGAAAGAAAGCAGATTGAGTCAAAATCTCAGAGCACACCTTCACGGGAACCTG AGATCAGGCCGCTACAGGACTTGACCAATGCCAAGACTCCATCCATCTCAGAAGTGTCAGGGCGCCCATCCAGGCGGAGGCAGGACCCAGGCTGCTATGCAGAGCCTAAACTAAACAG TAAACTGAGGCGGGGTGACCCATTTACAAACATGGAGTTCTTCCACTCCCCTCtctacaaaaagaagaaaactgccaAAGCCAAGCAAAGGACCAAGAAgatcaaagaggaaaaagaatggcTTCTTAAAGGATGTCCCAGCACCAAGGCAGGCAACCTAGTAACACTTCCCACAGACATGATGCCAGAAGTAAACCAGTGA
- the IDH1 gene encoding isocitrate dehydrogenase [NADP] cytoplasmic: MSKKIRGGSVVEMQGDEMTRVIWELIKEKLIFPYVDLDLHSYDLGIEHRDATNDKVTIEAAEAIKKYNVGIKCATITPDEKRVEEFKLKQMWKSPNGTIRNILGGTVFREAIICKNIPRLVSGWVKPIVIGRHAYGDQYRATDFVVPGPGKVEMTYTPEDGGKPVTYLVHNFESCGGVAMGMYNLDQSIKDFAHSSFQMALSKGWPLYMSTKNTILKRYDGRFKDIFQDIYDREYKSQFEAKKIWYEHRLIDDMVAQALKSEGGFVWACKNYDGDVQSDSVAQGYGSLGMMTSVLICPDGKTVEAEAAHGTVTRHYRMHQKGQETSTNPIASIFAWTRGLAHRAKLDNNTSLKNFAAALEEVCIETIESGLMTKDLAACIKGLPNVTRSDYLNTFEFMDKLAENLKGKLASLPKL, encoded by the exons ATGTCTAAAAAAATCCGTGGAGGCTCCGTTGTGGAGATGCAAGGAGATGAAATGACTCGGGTCATCTGGGAACTAATTAAAGAAAAGCTGATTTTTCCTTATGTAGATCTGGATTTGCACAG CTATGACCTGGGCATTGAGCATCGTGATGctacaaatgataaagtaaccatAGAAGCTGCTGAAGCCATAAAGAAATACAATGTTGGCATAAAGTGTGCAACCATAACTCCTGATGAGAAGAGAGTGGAGGAGTTCAAGCTGAAGCAGATGTGGAAGTCTCCCAATGGGACAATTCGAAACATCCTTGGTGGCACTGTCTTCAGGGAAGCTATTATCTGCAAGAACATTCCCCGGCTGGTGTCTGGATGGGTGAAACCCATTGTCATTGGCCGTCACGCTTATGGGGATCAA tacagAGCAACTGATTTTGTGGTACCTGGGCCTGGAAAAGTGGAGATGACATACACTCCAGAAGATGGAGGCAAACCAGTCACATATCTTGTCCATAACTTTGAAA GCTGTGGTGGTGTAGCCATGGGAATGTACAACCTTGACCAGTCTATCAAGGATTTTGCCCATAGTTCCTTCCAAATGGCACTGTCTAAAGGCTGGCCCCTCTACATGAGCACCAAGAACACCATCCTGAAGAGATACGATGGCCGCTTTAAAGACATCTTCCAAGACATCTATGACAG agAATACAAATCCCAGTTTGAAGCCAAAAAGATCTGGTATGAGCACAGGCTCATTGATGACATGGTTGCTCAGGCCTTGAAATCTGAAGGAGGCTTTGTCTGGGCCTGCAAGAACTATGATGGAGATGTGCAGTCTGACTCTGTTGCGCAAG GTTATGGCTCTCTGGGGATGATGACCAGCGTGCTGATCTGCCCTGATGGCAAGACTGTTGAAGCAGAAGCGGCTCACGGCACAGTTACTCGTCACTACCGCATGCACCAGAAGGGCCAAGAAACTTCCACTAACCCCATTG CCTCCATCTTTGCATGGACAAGAGGACTGGCCCACAGAGCTAAGCTGGACAACAACACTAGCCTTAAGAACTTTGCAGCTGCCTTGGAAGAAGTCTGCATTGAGACCATTGAATCTGGCTTAATGACAAAGGACCTTGCTGCCTGTATCAAAGGTCTACCTAA TGTCACACGCTCTGACTACCTGAACACCTTTGAGTTCATGGACAAGCTTGCTGAAAACCTGAAGGGGAAGCTGGCTTCTCTGCCCAAACTTTAA